Within the Oceanispirochaeta sp. genome, the region TTTCATCCGGATTAATACCAATGATACAGCGTAACTGAAGATCTGAGATGATAATTTTGTCCATACTGTTATAATCAATGCCGTTATAATCCATAAAAACTTCCTTTCAAGTGACGGCCTCCGTCAACAAAGAGAACCTGTCCCGTTATAAATGTATTTTTGATAAGAAAAAGCATGCTTTCGCTGACTTGATCGAGGGTTCCAATCTTATTCAGTGGATTGGTATGTATTCTTTTTTTAAGGTATTCATAGGACTCGCCGGGAGGCGGAATAACCAGACCGGGGGCCACCGCATTAACCCGGATTGATGGTGCCAGTTCTTCACTCAAAATTCTGGTCAATGAAAAAAGGACTCTTTTACTGATATGATAGGCCAGATGCTGTTTATCGTTGTCCAGAATCCTTGTATCCAGAAAGTTAATGATGCACTCTCCCGACCGGGATTCTCTGGCAAAGGCTCTGGACAGGAAAAAAGGACTAAGGGCATTGACCTGAATGTTTGCTCCAAAATCTGATTCTTTAACATCCTTATAGGTCGATTCAGGAAATAATGACGCAGAATTAACGAGATAATCAATATTTTTGGTAATGGAGAGGGCCTTGCTCATCAGTTCCTCTCCTGATTCCGGATAAGATAGATCCTGCTGGATAGCCCAGGCTTTCTGTCCATTCATCCTGATGACCCTGGCCAACTCTTCCGCTTCATCCTCTGAGGTATTGTAATGAATCAGAATATCCGTACCCTCACGGGCCAGCTTCAGGGCGCAGGCTCTGCCAATGCGTTTTGCACTCCCTGTGATAAGTGCTGTTTTTCCCTTGATTGTTATCATTTAATCTTTCTGCTTCAATTTTAATTCTTCCAAGACACGGAGTATTTCCGGAAGAAGCTGCTTCTTTCTCGATAATATGCCGGGCAGAGTATAAAGCTGATCACTGATCTTATCATAAATCAACTTGGATTCGGCCTCATCCATTTTTGTGACAAGGAGACAGCTTTCTTCCTTGATGACATTGGTCACCAGAAGAAGCACCCAATCCAGATTCTTATTCTTTCTGAGGGCTTCCATGGAATTCAGGTATTTCTCTTTCATCTTTTCAATATCTTCAAGGGTGATGACTTCTGCCTGTGAAATTCCCACATTCAGTTGTTCTCTGTAGATTTTAAAATCAGCTTTCAGTACTTCAACAGGTTCCATCTCGTCCAAAGAGGAGTTTTGA harbors:
- a CDS encoding SDR family oxidoreductase; its protein translation is MITIKGKTALITGSAKRIGRACALKLAREGTDILIHYNTSEDEAEELARVIRMNGQKAWAIQQDLSYPESGEELMSKALSITKNIDYLVNSASLFPESTYKDVKESDFGANIQVNALSPFFLSRAFARESRSGECIINFLDTRILDNDKQHLAYHISKRVLFSLTRILSEELAPSIRVNAVAPGLVIPPPGESYEYLKKRIHTNPLNKIGTLDQVSESMLFLIKNTFITGQVLFVDGGRHLKGSFYGL